In a single window of the Etheostoma spectabile isolate EspeVRDwgs_2016 chromosome 3, UIUC_Espe_1.0, whole genome shotgun sequence genome:
- the ywhae1 gene encoding tyrosine 3-monooxygenase/tryptophan 5-monooxygenase activation protein, epsilon polypeptide 1 isoform X1, producing MGEREDLVYQAKLAEQAERYDEMVVSMKNVAGMDVELTVEERNLLSVAYKNVIGARRASWRIISSIEQREENKGGEEKLKMIREYRQTVEKELKSICGDILDALERHLLPSAVMGESKVFYNKMKGDYHRYLAEFATGNNRKEAAENSLVAYKTATDLAMLELPPTHPIRLGLALNFSVFYYEILNSPDRACRLAKAAFDDAIAELDTLNEDSYKDSTLIMQLLRDNLTLWTSDMQGEGEEQSKEALQDVEDEPQ from the exons AGATGGTGGTGTCTATGAAGAACGTGGCCGGCATGGATGTGGAGCTCACAGTGGAGGAGAGGAACCTACTATCAGTGGCCTACAAGAATGTGATTGGAGCCCGGAGAGCCTCCTGGAGAATAATTAGCAGTATCGAACAGAGGGAAGAGAACAAGGGCGGAGAAGAGAAACTGAAGATGATCCGGGAATACAGGCAAACG GTTGAGAAGGAGCTGAAGTCAATCTGTGGTGACATTCTGGACGCACTGGAAAGGCACCTACTCCCCTCTGCTGTCATGGGAGAGTCGAAGGTCTTCTACAACAAAAT GAAGGGTGACTACCACAGGTACCTGGCAGAATTTGCCACTGGCAACAACAGAAAGGAGGCAGCAGAGAACAGCCTGGTGGCCTACAAAACTGCTACCGATCTAGCCATGTTGGAGCtgccccccacacaccccatcCGCCTCGGTCTCGCCCTCAACTTCTCCGTCTTCTACTATGAGATCCTAAACTCTCCCGACCGCGCTTGCAG GTTGGCAAAGGCTGCATTCGATGACGCCATCGCAGAACTGGACACACTGAATGAAGACAGCTACAAGGACTCTACGCTTATCATGCAGTTGTTACGTGACAACCTCACACTATGGACTTCAGATATGCAAGGAGAGG GTGAAGAACAAAGCAAAGAGGCACTGCAAGACGTTGAGGACGAGCCCCAGTGA
- the ywhae1 gene encoding tyrosine 3-monooxygenase/tryptophan 5-monooxygenase activation protein, epsilon polypeptide 1 isoform X2, with the protein MGEREDLVYQAKLAEQAERYDEMVVSMKNVAGMDVELTVEERNLLSVAYKNVIGARRASWRIISSIEQREENKGGEEKLKMIREYRQTVEKELKSICGDILDALERHLLPSAVMGESKVFYNKMKGDYHRYLAEFATGNNRKEAAENSLVAYKTATDLAMLELPPTHPIRLGLALNFSVFYYEILNSPDRACRLAKAAFDDAIAELDTLNEDSYKDSTLIMQLLRDNLTLWTSDMQGEES; encoded by the exons AGATGGTGGTGTCTATGAAGAACGTGGCCGGCATGGATGTGGAGCTCACAGTGGAGGAGAGGAACCTACTATCAGTGGCCTACAAGAATGTGATTGGAGCCCGGAGAGCCTCCTGGAGAATAATTAGCAGTATCGAACAGAGGGAAGAGAACAAGGGCGGAGAAGAGAAACTGAAGATGATCCGGGAATACAGGCAAACG GTTGAGAAGGAGCTGAAGTCAATCTGTGGTGACATTCTGGACGCACTGGAAAGGCACCTACTCCCCTCTGCTGTCATGGGAGAGTCGAAGGTCTTCTACAACAAAAT GAAGGGTGACTACCACAGGTACCTGGCAGAATTTGCCACTGGCAACAACAGAAAGGAGGCAGCAGAGAACAGCCTGGTGGCCTACAAAACTGCTACCGATCTAGCCATGTTGGAGCtgccccccacacaccccatcCGCCTCGGTCTCGCCCTCAACTTCTCCGTCTTCTACTATGAGATCCTAAACTCTCCCGACCGCGCTTGCAG GTTGGCAAAGGCTGCATTCGATGACGCCATCGCAGAACTGGACACACTGAATGAAGACAGCTACAAGGACTCTACGCTTATCATGCAGTTGTTACGTGACAACCTCACACTATGGACTTCAGATATGCAAGGAGAGG AGTCCTAA